The proteins below come from a single Bacteroidota bacterium genomic window:
- a CDS encoding response regulator transcription factor, which translates to MKRILVVEDDPAILRGLVDSLSGEGFEILSASDGEKGRLMAKRENIALIILDIMLPGKNGLDVCRELRGDGIEIPILMLTSRREEIDQVLGLELGADDYVTKPFSLKVLLARIRTLLRRKGESRKAIEEYSFGDVELDFRKQEARKKKREIKLSTKEFKILKYLAAHEGEVITRDMLLTDVWEYGVEENIPTTRTIDNSILSIRKKLESDPSAPVHLLTIHNAGYKLVK; encoded by the coding sequence TTGAAGCGCATACTCGTGGTCGAAGACGATCCCGCCATCCTGCGTGGCCTTGTCGATTCGCTCTCGGGTGAGGGTTTCGAAATCCTGAGCGCCTCGGACGGAGAGAAGGGCCGGCTCATGGCGAAACGCGAGAATATTGCGTTGATCATCCTGGATATCATGCTCCCCGGGAAAAACGGCCTCGATGTTTGCCGGGAGCTCAGGGGCGACGGAATTGAAATTCCCATCCTCATGCTCACCAGCCGGAGGGAGGAGATCGACCAGGTCCTCGGGTTGGAATTGGGAGCCGACGATTATGTGACGAAACCGTTCAGCCTGAAGGTCCTCCTTGCCCGGATCCGCACGTTGCTCCGCCGGAAGGGCGAATCCCGGAAGGCGATCGAAGAATACTCGTTCGGGGACGTCGAGCTTGACTTCCGGAAACAGGAGGCCCGGAAAAAGAAGAGGGAGATAAAACTGTCGACGAAGGAATTCAAAATCCTCAAGTACCTTGCCGCGCACGAAGGGGAGGTGATCACCCGCGACATGCTGTTGACGGACGTTTGGGAGTACGGGGTGGAGGAAAACATCCCGACGACGAGGACGATCGACAACTCGATTCTTTCCATCCGCAAGAAACTCGAGTCGGACCCATCCGCCCCGGTCCACCTCCTCACCATCCATAACGCCGGATACAAGCTCGTAAAGTGA
- a CDS encoding ATP-binding protein, translated as MGDYQRIAPPIGESRLEYDFPGTLRRLVEEMKEIGEIGEMSELLTSRVGELIPVERIGFFLVGEGTQRMQLLAHRGFGLLEKHGVRLQRENLKTGLRLPVALDDSIEPGQRYEPADQEVFLRWGIALVIPMMSGAEEIIGFLALGPKEPSSRFTAEDVDLLTTVSLHAGLSIQRITLQEKLSRERESGDRLRELNQLKSDFLSSVSHDLKTPLTSIRLFAELLRTKKNLPASRVEEYLKMIEGESERLTRLINSVLDFARVERGVKDYRFSEVSIDELVGHVLETMEYQLAIGRFTVVKRFHAGNRVLSADPDAVTEALINLIGNAIKYSPGRRELEVSTFRHDGSVAVRVRDHGAGIPPEEIGNIFEPFYQTEGAREIGAGGAGLGLALVKHIVEAHRGHIEVKSSPGEGSEFTLYFPEKQPDESGGGG; from the coding sequence ATGGGAGACTACCAGCGCATCGCGCCGCCCATCGGTGAATCTCGCTTAGAATACGATTTCCCGGGAACCCTCCGCCGCCTCGTCGAGGAGATGAAGGAGATCGGGGAGATCGGTGAAATGTCGGAGCTTCTCACCTCCCGGGTCGGCGAATTGATTCCAGTGGAGCGAATCGGGTTCTTTCTTGTCGGGGAGGGAACCCAGCGCATGCAATTGCTCGCTCACAGAGGATTTGGGCTCCTGGAGAAGCACGGGGTCCGTCTCCAGCGGGAAAACCTGAAGACGGGTTTGCGCCTTCCCGTCGCGCTCGATGATAGCATCGAACCGGGCCAGCGCTATGAGCCCGCGGATCAGGAAGTGTTCCTCCGCTGGGGAATCGCGCTGGTCATCCCGATGATGAGCGGCGCGGAAGAGATCATCGGATTCCTGGCCCTTGGCCCCAAGGAACCCTCTTCCCGGTTCACGGCGGAGGATGTGGACCTCCTCACGACCGTTTCCCTGCATGCCGGCCTTTCGATACAGAGAATCACCCTCCAGGAAAAGCTCTCCCGCGAGCGCGAATCCGGAGACCGGCTCAGGGAGCTGAACCAGCTGAAGTCCGATTTCCTGTCGAGCGTCTCCCACGATCTTAAGACACCCCTTACATCCATCCGCCTGTTTGCCGAGCTGCTTCGCACCAAAAAGAACCTGCCGGCGTCCCGGGTGGAAGAGTACCTGAAAATGATAGAGGGGGAAAGCGAGCGCCTCACCCGCCTGATCAACAGCGTGCTCGACTTCGCGCGGGTGGAACGCGGGGTGAAGGATTACCGTTTCTCCGAAGTCTCGATCGACGAGCTGGTGGGGCATGTCCTGGAAACGATGGAGTACCAGCTCGCGATCGGGCGCTTTACCGTCGTGAAGAGGTTCCACGCGGGTAACCGCGTTCTCTCTGCGGATCCCGACGCCGTCACGGAGGCGTTGATCAATCTCATCGGCAACGCGATCAAGTATTCGCCGGGCCGGAGGGAACTCGAGGTGTCGACCTTCCGGCACGACGGGTCGGTGGCCGTCCGGGTCAGGGACCACGGCGCGGGGATCCCGCCGGAGGAAATCGGTAACATCTTCGAGCCGTTCTACCAGACAGAGGGTGCGAGAGAAATCGGGGCCGGAGGAGCGGGCCTTGGCCTTGCGTTGGTCAAGCATATCGTCGAGGCCCATCGCGGGCATATCGAGGTGAAGAGTTCTCCGGGTGAAGGGAGCGAGTTCACGCTCTATTTCCCCGAGAAGCAACCGGATGAGTCAGGGGGTGGTGGCTGA
- a CDS encoding group 1 truncated hemoglobin, with protein MVRQHRVNTFRLVLVLLGLSTLWSIPGAISQEKKAESLYKRLGGYDAIAAVIDDFVPRLAKDPQLGKFFAGHSMDSKKRLRQHVVDQICEATGGPCVYTGRPLKVAHSGLGITESDWQVAVGHLVTTLDKFSVPKQEQSELLAILTSVKPDIVAPAAVPAEKK; from the coding sequence ATGGTTAGACAACATCGGGTTAACACATTCCGGCTGGTTCTGGTCCTCCTGGGCCTTTCGACCTTATGGAGCATCCCGGGGGCAATCTCCCAGGAGAAAAAGGCGGAGTCTCTCTATAAGCGCCTCGGCGGCTACGATGCGATCGCCGCTGTCATAGACGATTTTGTCCCTCGACTCGCGAAGGACCCGCAACTAGGCAAGTTCTTCGCCGGTCACAGTATGGACTCGAAGAAACGTCTCCGGCAACATGTCGTTGATCAGATATGCGAGGCGACCGGCGGGCCGTGTGTCTATACCGGTCGGCCCTTGAAGGTCGCCCATAGCGGGCTCGGGATCACTGAATCTGACTGGCAGGTGGCGGTCGGACACCTCGTAACCACTCTCGATAAGTTCAGTGTTCCCAAGCAGGAACAGAGCGAATTGCTCGCGATACTCACGAGCGTCAAGCCGGACATTGTCGCGCCTGCCGCAGTCCCGGCGGAGAAAAAATAG
- a CDS encoding DUF2130 domain-containing protein, translating to MPEQHITCPKCGNKIPLTEAFTHDIEEKLRAEFQQDIRKKDAERATALDAQQRAFETQRAQDRARFEQQAKKQAEESLGVELKDLKNRLEESAKQLDTARRQELELRKRQRELEEREQNLKLEVERTLASERTKIWDDAGRKAAEEQHLKMAEKEKLVSDLRRQIDELQRRSELTSQQAQGEALEVELEALLARQFRTDVIEPVAKGVRGADLIQRVHDESGRPCGSIIWESKRTKAWSDGWIQKLKDDQRAAKAEIAVIVTTVLPKELNRFGFYEGIWVADFPSVMGLATALRANLTEVTRASAALEGKNEKMELIYSYLSGTAFKQRVEAIVESFAAMKIDLDAEKRSMEKIWAKREAQIERVIRNTAGMYGELQGIIGSALPEVKMLELPGNDRDGE from the coding sequence ATGCCAGAACAACACATCACCTGTCCAAAGTGCGGGAACAAGATCCCCCTCACAGAGGCCTTCACGCACGATATCGAGGAAAAACTCCGGGCCGAGTTCCAGCAGGATATCCGTAAGAAAGACGCGGAACGCGCGACGGCCCTCGACGCGCAGCAGAGGGCATTCGAGACACAGAGGGCGCAGGACCGCGCCCGGTTCGAGCAGCAGGCGAAGAAACAGGCGGAAGAATCTCTCGGGGTCGAGCTGAAGGATCTGAAGAACCGCTTGGAGGAAAGCGCCAAACAGCTCGACACGGCCAGGCGGCAGGAACTGGAGCTCCGGAAGCGGCAGCGCGAACTGGAAGAGCGGGAACAGAATCTAAAACTCGAGGTGGAACGCACGCTTGCCTCCGAGCGGACGAAGATTTGGGATGACGCGGGCCGAAAGGCAGCCGAGGAACAGCATCTCAAGATGGCTGAGAAGGAGAAGCTGGTTTCGGACTTGCGCCGTCAAATCGATGAGCTCCAGCGCCGGTCGGAGCTGACGTCCCAGCAGGCGCAAGGCGAAGCGCTTGAGGTCGAGCTCGAGGCGCTCCTGGCGCGGCAGTTCAGGACGGATGTGATCGAGCCGGTGGCAAAAGGGGTGCGGGGAGCCGACCTGATCCAGCGGGTACATGATGAGAGCGGCCGGCCATGCGGGAGCATCATCTGGGAATCCAAGCGGACCAAAGCGTGGAGCGACGGCTGGATACAGAAGCTCAAAGACGATCAACGGGCTGCAAAGGCGGAGATCGCGGTAATCGTTACAACCGTCCTTCCGAAAGAGCTCAACCGGTTCGGATTCTACGAAGGGATCTGGGTCGCCGATTTTCCGTCGGTGATGGGGCTTGCGACCGCTCTACGCGCCAACCTGACCGAGGTGACGCGGGCGAGCGCCGCCCTCGAAGGGAAGAATGAGAAGATGGAGTTGATCTACTCCTATCTGTCAGGAACCGCGTTCAAGCAGCGTGTTGAGGCGATCGTTGAATCGTTTGCCGCGATGAAAATCGACCTTGATGCTGAGAAAAGGTCGATGGAGAAGATCTGGGCCAAGCGAGAAGCGCAGATCGAGCGGGTCATCCGGAATACCGCGGGAATGTACGGCGAATTACAGGGCATCATAGGCTCCGCATTGCCCGAAGTGAAGATGCTGGAACTGCCCGGGAACGATCGCGACGGCGAATAG
- a CDS encoding ABC transporter permease, with the protein MRTVLALIMKEYRLFWSDRVAVSLTFLIPIGLIAIWGSIFGNLNSGPQNLKLAFMNASSASVAAGIEKILDTTKTFKLVKSYTDDRGNETAFDTATIQEYVRRGSASAALVIPADAYTDTSIGLKLKFYYDPKNDMEMQIIQGVLTQTIMSQIPGMFIEGMQRRALRFLGVDSGKEFNNGIRSLVGRYFKIDTGKIKFPSLGGTFPSGAGNGGKNFFKNVLDFESEQIVGKDISNPWATRSVGGWAMMFLMFTLTGSASSLFDEKKSGVVLRILASPISRVQILWSKYLYNMSLGFVQLIVLFAAGSLLFKIDIMSNFVNLTLILVAAAMACTSFGMLLSAVSKTSSQANGLGTFLILTMSSIGGAWFPTSFMPGYIQTISKGTIVYWSMDGFLQVLWRGAPLVDILPNLGVLLAIATVITSVSVLQFKKGHVF; encoded by the coding sequence TTGAGAACCGTCCTCGCGCTGATCATGAAAGAGTACCGGCTCTTCTGGAGCGACAGGGTCGCGGTGAGCCTGACATTTCTGATCCCGATCGGCCTGATCGCCATCTGGGGGTCGATTTTCGGCAATCTGAACTCCGGCCCCCAGAACCTGAAACTCGCCTTCATGAACGCCAGTTCCGCTTCCGTGGCGGCGGGGATCGAAAAAATTCTCGATACCACGAAGACCTTCAAGCTGGTGAAGTCGTACACGGACGATCGCGGGAACGAGACGGCGTTCGATACGGCCACGATCCAGGAGTACGTCCGGAGAGGAAGCGCCTCGGCCGCACTTGTCATACCCGCGGACGCCTACACCGACACCTCCATCGGGCTGAAGCTGAAGTTCTATTACGATCCCAAGAATGACATGGAGATGCAGATCATTCAGGGGGTCCTCACGCAGACGATCATGTCTCAGATCCCGGGCATGTTCATCGAGGGGATGCAGCGAAGGGCCCTCCGGTTCCTCGGCGTCGATTCCGGCAAGGAGTTCAATAACGGGATCAGGTCGCTCGTTGGGCGCTATTTCAAGATCGATACCGGGAAGATCAAATTCCCCTCTCTCGGCGGGACGTTTCCATCCGGAGCAGGCAATGGAGGGAAAAACTTCTTCAAGAATGTCCTCGACTTCGAGTCGGAGCAGATCGTCGGAAAAGACATTTCCAATCCGTGGGCGACCCGAAGCGTCGGCGGGTGGGCGATGATGTTCCTGATGTTCACGCTGACCGGCTCCGCCTCGTCGCTCTTCGATGAAAAGAAGAGCGGAGTCGTCCTCCGGATCCTCGCATCTCCGATCTCCCGCGTGCAGATCCTCTGGAGCAAGTATCTCTATAACATGTCGCTGGGGTTCGTGCAGCTCATCGTCCTGTTCGCGGCGGGATCCCTGCTCTTCAAGATCGATATCATGTCGAATTTTGTGAACCTGACGCTGATCCTGGTCGCCGCCGCGATGGCCTGCACGTCTTTCGGGATGCTCCTCTCCGCGGTTTCCAAAACGTCCTCCCAGGCAAACGGACTTGGGACCTTCCTGATCCTCACGATGAGCTCCATCGGCGGCGCCTGGTTTCCCACGTCGTTCATGCCGGGGTACATTCAGACGATCAGCAAAGGGACGATCGTCTACTGGTCGATGGACGGGTTTCTGCAGGTCCTCTGGCGGGGCGCCCCCCTCGTCGACATCCTCCCGAACCTGGGAGTTCTGCTTGCGATAGCAACGGTCATCACAAGCGTGAGTGTCCTCCAGTTCAAGAAGGGCCACGTATTTTAG
- a CDS encoding ABC transporter ATP-binding protein encodes MSSSLVILSTFASLSVNSAKDLALSKDGDPSVALLPQDDSQMIRINDLSKSFPGVTALRNVTLEVRDGEFLGLLGPNGAGKSTLMNLLIGYLNPDGGEIYVGDEKVSRDNLAARRNVGLVPQSLALYDDISAQENLEIFGSLYHIDRTTLKERIEERLRAVQLYDRRKDKVKTFSGGMKRRLNLISSLLHDPALLLCDEPTVGVDPQSRNAIFDYLELLNREGKTIVYTTHYMEEAERLCSRIAIIDSGAIVAEGTLDHLLGKLAYEETISIAKNGATNDKLEVFRKFGTVIDEEERFELKPGGEFHLSSFFSCMEQQGISPRSIQMSKPTLEALFLHLTGRSLRD; translated from the coding sequence TTGTCATCCTCCCTTGTCATCCTGAGCACATTCGCTTCGCTCAGTGTAAACTCCGCGAAGGATCTCGCTCTTTCGAAGGACGGAGATCCTTCGGTCGCATTGCTCCCTCAGGATGACAGCCAGATGATCCGTATCAACGATCTTTCAAAAAGCTTCCCCGGCGTCACCGCCCTGCGGAACGTCACGCTGGAGGTCCGGGACGGGGAATTCCTCGGCCTCCTCGGTCCGAACGGAGCAGGGAAGTCGACCCTGATGAACCTGTTGATCGGGTACCTGAACCCTGACGGGGGCGAGATCTACGTCGGGGACGAGAAAGTTTCCCGCGATAACCTCGCAGCGAGAAGAAACGTGGGATTGGTCCCGCAATCTCTCGCCCTGTACGACGACATCTCGGCGCAGGAAAACCTGGAGATTTTCGGAAGCCTTTACCACATCGATCGAACGACGCTGAAAGAGCGGATCGAAGAGAGGCTCAGGGCGGTCCAGCTCTACGACCGGCGGAAAGACAAGGTGAAGACGTTCTCGGGAGGGATGAAACGGCGCCTCAACCTCATCTCCAGCCTCCTCCATGATCCTGCGCTTCTTCTCTGCGATGAGCCGACGGTCGGGGTGGATCCGCAGTCGAGGAATGCCATCTTCGATTACCTCGAACTATTGAATCGCGAAGGGAAGACGATCGTCTATACGACCCACTATATGGAGGAGGCGGAGCGGTTGTGCAGCCGGATTGCGATCATCGACTCCGGCGCGATCGTGGCCGAGGGGACGCTGGACCATCTCCTCGGAAAGCTGGCATACGAAGAGACGATTTCGATCGCCAAGAACGGAGCGACGAACGACAAGCTCGAGGTCTTCAGGAAATTCGGGACGGTGATCGACGAGGAGGAGAGGTTCGAGCTGAAGCCGGGGGGAGAATTCCATCTCTCCTCGTTTTTCTCCTGCATGGAGCAGCAGGGGATCAGTCCCCGCTCGATTCAGATGAGCAAGCCGACGCTTGAGGCGCTTTTTCTCCATCTCACGGGGAGGAGCCTCCGGGATTGA
- a CDS encoding isoaspartyl peptidase/L-asparaginase, protein MLVREILRFCVLRDYELPGIVLILLFTAIEPALRQNVALGQAAPPAQAERSGAKFRLVIHGGAGTISRGQMSPELEKEYRDKLLEALKTGYEILRNDGSSLDAVERVITILEDSPLFNAGKGSVFTHEGTNELDASIMDGKTLKAGSVAAVKHIKNPISLARLVMEKSPHVMLVGEGAETFAKAHGVELVPQGYFYTQKRWDQLQKALKDEKDSSAGRKAQPADTSEGKHGTVGCVALDKGGNLAAGTSTGGTTNKRFGRVGDSPIIGAGTYANNLTCAVSATGTGEFFIRSVVAHDISALMEYAGMSLQNAADKVVMEKLPKMAGDGGVIAIDKDGNIAMPFNTTGMYRAYIDADGKPVVKIYKE, encoded by the coding sequence ATGCTCGTAAGAGAGATACTTAGATTCTGCGTTCTGCGGGATTACGAACTCCCGGGGATTGTCCTGATCCTTCTCTTCACGGCCATCGAGCCGGCCCTACGGCAAAACGTCGCCCTCGGCCAGGCAGCTCCACCTGCGCAAGCCGAACGTTCCGGGGCAAAGTTCCGGCTCGTCATCCATGGCGGGGCAGGGACGATTTCCAGGGGACAGATGTCGCCGGAGCTCGAGAAGGAGTACCGCGACAAACTTCTCGAGGCGCTCAAGACAGGGTATGAGATCCTCCGGAACGACGGCTCCAGCCTCGATGCGGTCGAACGTGTCATCACGATCCTGGAGGATTCCCCTTTGTTCAATGCGGGGAAAGGTTCGGTCTTCACGCACGAGGGGACCAACGAGCTCGACGCGTCGATCATGGACGGAAAGACTCTCAAAGCCGGATCTGTCGCCGCGGTCAAGCATATCAAGAACCCTATCAGCCTCGCGCGACTCGTGATGGAAAAATCCCCCCACGTGATGCTGGTGGGTGAGGGTGCTGAGACGTTTGCCAAAGCGCACGGCGTCGAGCTTGTTCCGCAAGGGTATTTTTACACGCAAAAGCGCTGGGACCAGCTGCAGAAGGCGCTAAAGGATGAAAAGGATTCCTCCGCCGGGCGGAAAGCCCAACCGGCGGATACGTCGGAGGGGAAACACGGGACGGTCGGGTGCGTCGCTCTCGATAAAGGCGGCAATCTCGCGGCTGGAACTTCCACGGGGGGAACCACGAATAAGAGGTTTGGGCGGGTCGGCGATTCGCCCATTATCGGCGCCGGGACCTACGCCAACAACCTGACCTGCGCCGTTTCGGCCACGGGAACCGGAGAGTTTTTCATCCGCTCGGTCGTCGCCCACGACATCTCCGCGCTGATGGAATACGCGGGAATGTCGTTGCAGAATGCCGCCGACAAGGTCGTGATGGAAAAGCTCCCGAAGATGGCGGGCGACGGAGGCGTGATCGCGATCGACAAGGACGGCAATATCGCGATGCCCTTTAATACGACGGGTATGTACCGCGCCTATATCGATGCCGACGGAAAGCCGGTCGTGAAGATCTATAAGGAATGA
- a CDS encoding DNA-3-methyladenine glycosylase I, translating to MASRSTPPARAKVRCSWAGSDPLYIKYHDTEWGVPVHNDRKLFEMLILEGAQAGLSWITILRKRENYRKAFDGFDPEKVASYGRPKVRQLLSDEGIVRNRLKIDAAIGNAKSFLEVREAAGSFDRFIWQFVEGLPKKNPPKRANAIPASTPESDSMSRELKARGFKFVGSTICYAFMQAVGMVNDHAPDCFRRTELIRIR from the coding sequence GTGGCATCCCGCTCGACACCTCCCGCAAGGGCGAAAGTCCGCTGCAGCTGGGCCGGTTCCGACCCCCTCTATATAAAGTATCATGACACCGAGTGGGGGGTGCCCGTTCATAACGACCGGAAACTCTTCGAAATGCTGATCCTCGAGGGTGCCCAGGCGGGGCTAAGCTGGATCACCATCCTCCGCAAACGCGAAAATTACCGTAAGGCGTTCGACGGGTTCGACCCGGAAAAGGTGGCTTCCTATGGCAGGCCCAAAGTCAGGCAGCTCCTTTCGGATGAAGGGATCGTCAGGAACCGGCTGAAGATCGACGCCGCGATCGGCAACGCGAAATCGTTTCTCGAGGTGAGGGAGGCCGCGGGGAGTTTCGACCGGTTTATCTGGCAGTTCGTCGAAGGGCTTCCGAAGAAGAATCCTCCGAAGAGAGCGAACGCGATTCCGGCGAGCACACCCGAGTCCGATTCCATGAGCAGGGAGTTGAAAGCCAGGGGGTTCAAATTTGTCGGCTCCACGATTTGCTACGCGTTCATGCAGGCCGTCGGGATGGTCAATGATCATGCACCCGATTGCTTCCGCCGCACGGAATTGATAAGGATCCGGTAG
- a CDS encoding DinB family protein, with amino-acid sequence MKRPGEKAMLLRQFDEGYNKKAWHGPNLRGSIRGVSPKEAAWRPGPNRHNIWEIMLHAAYWKYAVRRKILGEKTGSFPLKGNNFFKRPVTLSEKAWREDIAILERCHRRLRETIVGLRPSDLKKVPKGSKVSTGELVFGIGAHDIYHAGQIQLLKRLMP; translated from the coding sequence ATGAAGCGCCCGGGCGAAAAGGCGATGCTTCTCCGGCAGTTTGACGAAGGATACAACAAGAAAGCCTGGCACGGGCCGAACTTGCGGGGCTCGATCCGCGGTGTGAGTCCGAAGGAGGCGGCCTGGAGGCCCGGGCCGAACAGGCATAACATCTGGGAAATCATGCTCCATGCGGCCTACTGGAAATATGCCGTGCGGCGGAAGATCCTTGGGGAGAAAACCGGGTCGTTTCCGCTCAAGGGGAACAATTTCTTTAAGCGGCCTGTCACACTATCGGAAAAGGCATGGCGGGAAGACATTGCGATCCTGGAACGGTGCCACCGCAGACTACGCGAGACGATTGTGGGACTCCGCCCGAGCGATTTGAAGAAGGTCCCCAAAGGGAGCAAGGTCTCCACCGGGGAACTCGTTTTCGGGATCGGCGCTCACGATATTTACCACGCCGGCCAGATCCAGCTCCTGAAACGCCTGATGCCTTAA
- a CDS encoding M1 family aminopeptidase, with protein MNRMLILLCCFILPRVLPAQSVFPVRDAGEAPNRTYHVLHYKIEVSVDEKAKSVKGKVTTTLVPFLTAFKNIEFDAEKMEIQHVSLASGKPLRFNLEPKKLVIPLDRPYTTGDTLTVSVEYTCSPKRGLYFTRPDSGYPDKPWQVYAQGEDMDNHNWFPCHDFPNDKATSEMIATVSSAYTALSNGELVSVKENKKEGTKTFHWRENKPHASYLITLAIGNYAILHDRAGSLPLEYYVYPGDTADARICFHETPDMIKFFNEKIGFSYAWEKYAQAVIADFIFGGMENSSATTLLDYISVYDARQRVDGLPTSLIAHELAHQWWGDVVTCKDWRHLWLNESFASYFDPLYQEHSAGEDEFRLSMYNSQQAGIRTDTTLGRKPIVSVGSYGTNIYPRGAAVLNMLRFVLGDQLFWKGLNHYITKHQFTAVETNDLKRAIEEATGQNLYWFFDQWVYKAGHPVFDVSYRWSEADKNILLTVKQTQKMDSLTGVFRTPVEVEITSPAGRSRQTVTILGRDTTFTIPSASKPQLVAFDPDGWILKELKFTKSNDEWAYQAESDPSSVDRMLAVRTLAGLDQREEFQQLFSRISTGDKFWNVRREAIAGLGKIKTKDDALKQRIAATLISAAADSKPAVRSAALSQLAKFRGADVVAAIRKALDDSSYSVVSSAIGALAEADSAGAEPVVVSFLTKPSYRNNVANAALGALVRIDSNRALAEALSGVRYGKPVTTRSSSLNILRRYARGNQEVKAAYRSLLNDKDSGIKSRAVQALGEFGDESTLAGLEKIAGDQDDQAAGTAKASIEKIKTRLAGKK; from the coding sequence ATGAATCGCATGCTCATACTCCTCTGCTGCTTCATCCTCCCGCGCGTTCTGCCGGCCCAGTCGGTATTTCCCGTGCGCGACGCCGGGGAGGCGCCTAACCGCACGTATCACGTCCTTCACTACAAGATCGAAGTCTCGGTGGATGAGAAGGCGAAGAGCGTGAAAGGCAAAGTCACCACGACGCTCGTCCCGTTTCTGACCGCCTTCAAGAACATCGAATTCGACGCGGAGAAGATGGAGATACAGCATGTCTCACTGGCGTCAGGAAAGCCGCTGAGATTTAATCTCGAGCCGAAGAAGCTCGTGATCCCCCTGGATCGACCTTACACGACCGGAGATACGCTTACGGTCTCCGTCGAATACACCTGCTCGCCCAAAAGGGGCCTCTATTTCACACGGCCCGACTCGGGGTATCCGGACAAGCCGTGGCAGGTCTATGCGCAGGGGGAGGACATGGACAACCACAACTGGTTCCCCTGCCATGATTTTCCGAACGACAAGGCAACGTCGGAGATGATCGCGACGGTCAGTAGCGCCTATACCGCCCTCTCGAACGGGGAGCTGGTCAGCGTGAAGGAGAACAAGAAAGAGGGCACAAAGACGTTCCACTGGAGGGAAAATAAACCGCACGCCTCCTACCTGATAACGCTTGCCATCGGCAACTATGCGATCCTGCACGACAGGGCCGGCTCACTTCCGCTCGAGTACTATGTCTATCCGGGCGACACCGCCGACGCGAGGATCTGCTTTCATGAAACTCCCGACATGATCAAGTTCTTCAACGAGAAAATCGGATTTTCATACGCATGGGAAAAGTATGCGCAGGCGGTGATCGCAGACTTCATCTTCGGAGGGATGGAAAACAGCAGCGCCACGACCCTGCTGGACTATATCTCGGTCTACGACGCGCGGCAACGGGTCGACGGCCTGCCGACGAGCCTGATCGCCCACGAGCTCGCGCATCAGTGGTGGGGCGATGTCGTCACGTGCAAGGATTGGAGGCATCTGTGGCTCAATGAAAGCTTCGCCAGCTACTTCGACCCCCTTTACCAGGAGCACTCCGCCGGGGAAGACGAGTTCCGGTTGAGCATGTACAACAGCCAGCAGGCGGGCATCCGCACGGACACGACGTTGGGGCGAAAACCGATCGTCAGCGTCGGCAGCTACGGAACGAACATCTACCCCCGGGGCGCGGCGGTCCTCAACATGCTCCGTTTCGTTTTGGGCGATCAGCTCTTCTGGAAGGGACTCAACCATTACATCACGAAACATCAGTTCACGGCGGTGGAGACGAACGATTTGAAGAGGGCGATCGAGGAAGCCACGGGCCAGAACCTCTACTGGTTCTTCGACCAGTGGGTCTATAAGGCTGGACATCCCGTGTTCGACGTCTCATACAGGTGGAGCGAAGCCGACAAGAACATCCTTTTGACGGTGAAGCAGACCCAGAAAATGGACAGCCTTACGGGCGTGTTCCGGACACCCGTCGAGGTGGAGATCACCTCGCCGGCCGGAAGGTCCCGGCAGACCGTTACGATCCTCGGGAGGGATACGACGTTCACAATTCCCTCCGCCTCGAAACCGCAGCTTGTCGCGTTCGATCCGGACGGCTGGATTCTCAAGGAACTGAAATTCACAAAGTCGAACGACGAGTGGGCGTACCAGGCCGAATCGGATCCGAGCTCGGTCGACCGGATGCTCGCCGTGAGGACGCTCGCCGGACTGGACCAGAGGGAAGAGTTTCAGCAGCTCTTTTCAAGGATCTCGACGGGCGACAAGTTCTGGAACGTCCGCCGCGAGGCCATCGCCGGCCTGGGAAAGATCAAAACGAAGGACGACGCGCTCAAGCAGCGCATCGCGGCGACTCTCATTTCCGCAGCGGCGGATTCGAAACCGGCGGTGCGATCGGCCGCGCTCAGCCAGCTTGCCAAATTCCGCGGGGCGGACGTGGTGGCTGCGATCCGGAAGGCGCTTGACGACTCGAGCTATTCGGTAGTTTCAAGCGCCATCGGCGCGCTCGCGGAAGCCGATTCAGCCGGAGCGGAACCGGTCGTGGTTTCGTTTCTGACCAAACCGTCATACCGCAATAACGTCGCAAACGCCGCGCTGGGTGCGCTTGTGAGAATCGATTCAAACAGGGCGCTCGCGGAGGCGCTCTCCGGTGTTCGCTACGGCAAACCGGTGACGACGCGATCCTCCTCCCTCAACATTCTCCGCAGGTATGCGCGGGGAAATCAGGAGGTGAAAGCCGCCTACCGGTCGCTCCTCAACGACAAGGATTCGGGCATCAAGTCAAGGGCCGTGCAGGCTCTCGGGGAGTTCGGGGACGAGAGCACGCTCGCGGGGCTTGAAAAAATTGCAGGCGACCAGGATGATCAGGCCGCCGGTACCGCGAAAGCAAGCATCGAGAAGATCAAGACACGGCTTGCGGGGAAGAAATGA